A single region of the Variovorax paradoxus genome encodes:
- a CDS encoding flagellar basal body L-ring protein FlgH, which translates to MTRLNLRLVLSVAAVLASGCAQVPREPLVHQPMTARAENMASAPRRANGAIFQDGPGGSALFEDRRPRNVGDILTIVISERVNASKNSGATASRTGSLAADFAGGIPKLLGSLLDGQDAKLSGGNKLDAKGGANANNTFNGVITVTVVDVMRNGNLLVSGEKQMGINQGTEYIRFSGVVNPRTVSGNNTVPSTLVADARIEYTAKGYIDEAQHMGWMQRIFLNVMPF; encoded by the coding sequence ATGACCCGCCTCAACCTGCGCCTGGTGCTGTCGGTTGCCGCCGTGCTGGCCTCGGGCTGCGCGCAGGTTCCGCGCGAGCCGCTGGTGCACCAGCCAATGACGGCGCGGGCGGAGAACATGGCTTCTGCGCCGCGGCGCGCGAATGGTGCAATCTTCCAGGACGGCCCCGGCGGCAGCGCGCTGTTCGAAGACCGCAGGCCGCGCAACGTGGGCGACATCCTGACCATCGTCATCAGCGAGCGCGTCAACGCCAGCAAGAATTCGGGCGCAACCGCGAGCCGAACCGGCAGCCTTGCCGCAGACTTTGCCGGCGGCATTCCGAAGCTGCTGGGCTCGCTGCTCGACGGGCAGGACGCCAAGCTGTCCGGCGGCAACAAGCTCGATGCCAAGGGCGGCGCCAACGCCAACAACACCTTCAACGGCGTTATCACGGTCACCGTGGTGGACGTGATGCGCAACGGCAACTTGCTGGTCAGCGGCGAGAAGCAGATGGGCATCAACCAGGGCACCGAATACATCCGGTTCTCGGGCGTGGTGAATCCGCGCACGGTCTCGGGCAACAACACCGTGCCGTCCACCCTGGTGGCCGACGCACGCATCGAATACACGGCCAAGGGCTACATCGACGAAGCGCAGCACATGGGTTGGATGCAGCGCATCTTCCTCAATGTCATGCCGTTCTAG
- the flgG gene encoding flagellar basal-body rod protein FlgG → MMRSLYIAKTGLDAQQTQLDVVSNNLANVGTTGFKRSRAVFEDLMYQNLRQVGGQTSDQTRLPSGLQVGTGVHVVATERIHSQGNLTKTDKPTDVAINGGGFFQVLMPDGTTSYTRDGSFQTDRDGQLVTASGFPVQPAITLPANATSLTVGRDGIVSITQAGSTNTVQVGQLQLATFLNPAGLQSKGENLYAETDASGAPNQVNPGIDGAGILSQGYVEASNVNVVEELVNMIATQRAYEINSKAVQTSDQMLQRLAQL, encoded by the coding sequence ATGATGCGCTCGCTCTACATCGCCAAGACAGGTCTCGATGCACAACAGACCCAACTCGACGTGGTGTCGAACAACCTCGCCAACGTCGGCACCACGGGCTTCAAGCGAAGCCGTGCCGTGTTCGAGGACCTGATGTACCAGAACCTGCGCCAGGTCGGCGGCCAGACTTCGGACCAGACCCGCCTGCCTTCGGGCCTGCAGGTGGGCACCGGCGTCCACGTGGTCGCCACCGAGCGCATCCACTCGCAGGGCAATCTCACCAAGACCGACAAGCCCACGGACGTTGCCATCAACGGCGGCGGCTTCTTCCAGGTGCTGATGCCCGATGGAACCACCTCGTACACACGCGACGGTTCCTTCCAGACCGACCGCGACGGCCAGCTCGTCACGGCCAGCGGCTTTCCGGTGCAGCCGGCCATCACGCTGCCTGCCAACGCCACCAGCCTCACAGTGGGCCGCGACGGTATCGTGTCGATCACGCAGGCCGGCTCCACCAACACGGTGCAGGTCGGGCAACTGCAGCTGGCCACGTTCCTGAATCCGGCCGGCCTGCAGAGCAAGGGCGAGAACCTCTATGCCGAAACCGACGCGTCGGGCGCACCCAACCAGGTGAACCCCGGCATCGACGGCGCCGGCATCCTGAGCCAGGGCTATGTCGAGGCGTCGAACGTCAACGTGGTCGAAGAGCTCGTGAACATGATCGCCACCCAGCGCGCCTACGAGATCAACAGCAAGGCGGTCCAGACCTCTGACCAGATGCTGCAGCGCCTGGCCCAGTTATGA
- a CDS encoding flagellar hook assembly protein FlgD, giving the protein MAISDTSSITGLNAATAASSAGNTSEVDSEQRFLKLLVTQLNNQDPLNPMENAELTSQLAQMSTVSGIERLNAALSGLVNQTGTNQVLQAASLIGYNVLSPGNTIGTTEPKAGEEPAAVPFAVQLPGTAGNVEVKIVNAAGNTVRTLSLGSMTEGVNAVSWDGKADDGTVAPPGSYTFSVSASNNGADVKATSLVFSQVAAVKQGADGITLELMSGNSIGLADVRMFL; this is encoded by the coding sequence ATGGCCATTTCCGACACCTCCTCCATCACCGGGCTCAACGCAGCCACCGCCGCATCCAGCGCCGGCAACACTTCCGAAGTGGACAGCGAACAGCGCTTCCTCAAGCTCCTGGTAACGCAGCTCAACAACCAGGACCCGCTCAACCCGATGGAGAACGCCGAGCTCACCAGCCAGCTCGCGCAGATGAGCACCGTGAGCGGCATCGAGCGGCTCAACGCGGCGCTGAGCGGCCTGGTGAACCAGACCGGTACCAACCAGGTGCTGCAGGCGGCGTCGCTCATTGGCTACAACGTGCTGTCGCCGGGCAACACCATCGGCACCACCGAACCCAAGGCCGGCGAAGAGCCGGCGGCCGTGCCCTTTGCGGTGCAGCTGCCGGGCACGGCCGGCAACGTCGAGGTGAAGATCGTCAACGCCGCCGGCAACACGGTGCGCACCCTCTCGCTCGGTTCCATGACGGAAGGCGTCAACGCCGTCAGCTGGGACGGCAAGGCCGACGACGGCACCGTGGCACCGCCCGGTTCTTACACCTTCAGCGTTTCGGCCAGCAACAACGGCGCCGACGTGAAAGCCACCTCGCTGGTCTTCTCGCAGGTCGCGGCAGTCAAGCAAGGCGCCGACGGCATCACGCTCGAGTTGATGTCGGGCAACAGCATCGGCCTGGCCGATGTGCGCATGTTCCTCTGA
- a CDS encoding flagellar basal body P-ring protein FlgI has protein sequence MALHSPAHAERLKELASIQGVRDNPLIGYGLMVGLDGTGDQTMQTPFTTQSLNNMLQQLGITIPQGVNMQLKNVAAVMVTATLPSFARPGQNIDVTVSSMGNAKSLRGGTLLMTPLKGVDGQVYAIAQGNMVVGGAGASANGSKAQVNQLSSGRIPGGALVERGVETPVGGEGTFSLELNRSDFGTVQRAVDAINRQFGPGTAQALDARVIHVQAPAPQERVGFLAQLESLEVTPTQAVARVVVNARTGSVVMNQAVRVNDCAVAHGNLSVVINTEPVVSQPNAFSGGQTVVGQTSQISINQGGGALQMVRGGASLADVIKGLNSLGANPQDLVSILQAMKTAGALRAELEII, from the coding sequence ATGGCCCTGCATTCGCCCGCCCATGCCGAGCGGCTGAAAGAGCTGGCAAGCATCCAGGGCGTGCGCGACAACCCGCTGATCGGCTACGGCCTGATGGTGGGCCTGGACGGCACGGGCGACCAGACCATGCAGACGCCGTTCACCACGCAAAGCCTGAACAACATGCTGCAGCAGCTCGGCATCACGATTCCGCAGGGCGTGAACATGCAGCTGAAGAACGTGGCGGCGGTCATGGTCACGGCCACGCTGCCATCGTTTGCGCGGCCCGGGCAGAACATCGACGTGACCGTGTCATCGATGGGCAATGCCAAGAGCCTGCGCGGGGGCACGCTGCTCATGACGCCGCTCAAGGGCGTCGACGGGCAGGTGTATGCCATTGCGCAGGGCAACATGGTGGTCGGCGGCGCCGGCGCATCGGCCAACGGCAGCAAGGCGCAAGTCAACCAGCTCAGCTCGGGCCGCATTCCGGGCGGCGCGCTGGTCGAGCGCGGCGTCGAGACGCCGGTGGGCGGCGAAGGCACGTTCTCGCTAGAACTCAACCGGTCCGATTTCGGCACCGTGCAGCGCGCGGTCGATGCCATCAACCGGCAGTTCGGCCCCGGCACCGCGCAGGCGCTCGATGCCCGCGTGATCCATGTGCAGGCACCCGCGCCGCAGGAGCGCGTCGGTTTTCTCGCACAGCTCGAAAGCCTGGAAGTCACGCCCACGCAGGCAGTTGCACGCGTGGTCGTCAATGCACGCACCGGCTCCGTGGTCATGAACCAGGCGGTGCGCGTGAACGACTGCGCGGTGGCGCACGGCAACCTGTCGGTGGTCATCAACACCGAGCCGGTGGTGAGCCAGCCCAACGCATTTTCAGGCGGGCAGACCGTGGTCGGACAAACCTCGCAGATATCGATCAACCAAGGCGGCGGCGCATTGCAGATGGTGCGCGGCGGCGCTTCGCTGGCCGACGTGATCAAGGGTCTGAACAGCCTGGGCGCCAACCCGCAAGACCTGGTGTCCATCCTGCAGGCCATGAAAACCGCCGGCGCACTGCGCGCCGAGCTCGAAATCATCTGA
- the flgC gene encoding flagellar basal body rod protein FlgC: MPHPSASMNIFSVAGSAMSAQSQRMNVTASNLANAESVAGPDGKPYRAKQVVFEVDSSGSGQQDIGGVKVARVVEDASPLKMVFDPKSPHANAEGYVSMPNVNVVEEMTNMISASRNYQANVEVLNTAKTLMVKTLSIGQ; this comes from the coding sequence ATGCCGCATCCCAGCGCATCCATGAACATCTTCAGCGTGGCGGGCTCCGCCATGTCCGCGCAGTCGCAGCGCATGAACGTGACGGCGAGCAACCTCGCCAACGCCGAAAGCGTGGCCGGCCCCGACGGCAAGCCCTACCGCGCCAAGCAGGTCGTGTTCGAAGTGGACTCTTCCGGTTCCGGCCAGCAGGACATCGGCGGCGTCAAGGTGGCCCGCGTGGTCGAAGACGCCTCGCCGCTGAAGATGGTCTTCGACCCCAAGAGCCCGCATGCGAACGCCGAAGGCTATGTGTCGATGCCCAACGTCAACGTGGTCGAGGAGATGACCAACATGATCTCCGCCTCTCGCAACTACCAGGCCAACGTCGAGGTGCTGAACACCGCCAAGACCCTCATGGTCAAGACGCTGAGCATCGGCCAGTAA
- the flgJ gene encoding flagellar assembly peptidoglycan hydrolase FlgJ, with the protein MAITESRSGALDQRLALDVQSVDALRHTVRTSPEEGLKQVSRQFEALFMNMVLKSMREATPSSGLLENRDEKVYLSMLDQQLAQNLSGRGVGLAEAMLAQLSRASASGGEAEDGMEAMPLAPRVAGMALTPQSGIPIGSAPPSSMPARAPAASVDLSIYQRNSERPVTAAVASLQGNVDSFVQRMGGSAQVASAASGVPAPLILAQAALESGWGKREIRADDGTQSFNLFGIKADRSWKGPVVETTTTEYVDGEPQRVRAKFRAYASYDEAFTDYAKFITRNPRYANVLAAETPAEAAHGLQKAGYATDPQYGQKLVRIMQKFS; encoded by the coding sequence ATGGCAATCACGGAAAGCAGAAGCGGGGCGCTGGACCAGCGCCTTGCACTCGACGTACAGAGCGTCGATGCATTGCGCCACACCGTTCGCACCTCGCCTGAAGAAGGCCTGAAGCAGGTCTCACGGCAGTTCGAGGCGCTGTTCATGAACATGGTGCTCAAGAGCATGCGCGAGGCCACGCCCTCCAGCGGCCTGCTCGAGAACCGCGACGAGAAGGTCTACCTCTCGATGCTCGACCAGCAGCTGGCGCAGAACCTCTCGGGCCGCGGCGTCGGCCTGGCCGAAGCCATGCTCGCGCAGCTCAGCCGCGCCTCGGCGTCCGGCGGTGAAGCGGAAGACGGCATGGAGGCCATGCCGCTGGCACCTCGCGTCGCCGGGATGGCGCTCACGCCGCAGTCGGGTATTCCCATTGGCTCGGCGCCGCCTTCATCGATGCCGGCAAGGGCGCCGGCCGCATCGGTCGATCTGAGCATCTACCAGCGCAACAGCGAGCGTCCGGTCACGGCCGCTGTCGCATCGCTGCAAGGCAACGTCGACAGTTTCGTGCAGCGCATGGGCGGCTCCGCGCAGGTGGCCAGCGCCGCCAGCGGCGTGCCCGCGCCGCTCATTCTTGCGCAGGCCGCGCTCGAATCGGGCTGGGGCAAGCGGGAGATCCGGGCCGATGACGGCACGCAGAGCTTCAACCTGTTCGGCATCAAGGCCGACCGCAGCTGGAAGGGCCCCGTGGTGGAAACCACCACGACCGAATACGTGGACGGCGAACCGCAGCGCGTGCGCGCCAAGTTCAGGGCCTACGCCTCGTACGACGAAGCCTTTACCGACTACGCCAAGTTCATCACGCGCAATCCGCGCTACGCCAACGTGCTGGCGGCCGAAACGCCGGCCGAAGCCGCGCACGGCCTGCAGAAGGCCGGCTACGCAACCGATCCCCAGTACGGGCAGAAGCTCGTTCGCATCATGCAGAAGTTCAGCTGA
- a CDS encoding methyl-accepting chemotaxis protein, with amino-acid sequence MFNRLNSRGLRIGQKLGLFTASAIMGVAALTALFLISERKLIMEERQASVRQVVESAHGLLAHYHGLVAKGTLTEPQAKEQAMQAIRGLRYSGSEYFWINDMQPRMVMHPISPALENKDLSSNKDATGKRLFVAFVDTVKANGAGFVPYLWAKPGSDKPVPKVSYVKGFEPWGWIIGSGVYVDTVQTTIMGRIISLSIGALVLAAGLLALGWTISRGLLKQLGGEPADATAIAHRIAAGDLAVRIELKRGDQASLLHAIQGMRDSLAKVVGEVRTGTDAIATASGQIAAGNQDLSSRTEEQASSLEETAASMEELTSTVKQNADNARQANQLALSASEVAVRGGGVVSQVVDTMGSINTSSKKIVDIIGVIDGIAFQTNILALNAAVEAARAGEQGRGFAVVASEVRNLAQRSGAAAKEIKGLIDDSVGKVEAGSRQVAEAGRTMDEIVDSVKRVTDIMGEITAASQEQSTGIEQVNQAIAQMDQVTQQNAALVEEAAAAAQSMQEQAASLVSSVSVFKLEGGHASAASAYARLASAAAKAARPSESTPKPRRAAPAKKTQEAPSSPQLAMAGAAGGDWTEF; translated from the coding sequence ATGTTCAACCGTTTGAATTCCCGCGGCCTTCGCATCGGCCAGAAGCTCGGGCTGTTCACGGCCAGCGCCATCATGGGCGTGGCGGCCCTGACAGCCCTTTTCCTGATTTCGGAGCGCAAGCTCATCATGGAAGAGCGGCAAGCCAGCGTGCGCCAGGTGGTGGAAAGCGCGCACGGCCTGCTGGCCCATTACCACGGCCTCGTGGCCAAGGGCACGCTGACCGAGCCGCAGGCGAAGGAGCAGGCGATGCAGGCGATTCGAGGCCTGCGCTACAGCGGCAGCGAGTATTTCTGGATCAACGACATGCAGCCGCGCATGGTGATGCACCCCATCAGCCCGGCGCTCGAGAACAAGGATCTCTCGTCCAACAAGGATGCCACCGGCAAGCGGCTGTTCGTCGCGTTCGTCGACACCGTCAAGGCCAACGGCGCTGGCTTCGTTCCCTACCTCTGGGCCAAGCCGGGCAGCGACAAGCCGGTGCCCAAGGTCTCTTACGTGAAGGGCTTCGAACCCTGGGGCTGGATCATCGGCTCGGGCGTGTATGTGGATACGGTGCAGACCACGATCATGGGCCGGATCATCTCCCTGTCGATCGGTGCGCTGGTGCTGGCTGCAGGGCTGCTGGCCCTGGGCTGGACGATTTCGCGCGGCCTGCTCAAGCAGCTCGGCGGCGAGCCCGCGGACGCGACCGCCATTGCGCACCGCATCGCCGCCGGCGATCTGGCGGTTCGCATCGAATTGAAGCGCGGCGACCAAGCCAGCCTGCTGCATGCGATCCAGGGCATGCGCGACAGCCTCGCCAAGGTGGTGGGCGAAGTGCGCACGGGTACCGACGCCATCGCCACCGCCTCGGGCCAGATCGCCGCAGGCAATCAAGATTTGTCTTCGCGCACCGAAGAGCAGGCCAGCTCGCTCGAAGAGACCGCGGCTTCAATGGAGGAGCTCACCTCCACCGTCAAGCAGAACGCCGACAACGCCCGTCAGGCCAATCAACTCGCCCTCTCGGCCTCCGAAGTGGCCGTGCGCGGCGGCGGCGTGGTCAGCCAGGTGGTGGACACCATGGGCTCCATCAACACGTCTTCCAAGAAGATCGTCGACATCATCGGCGTGATCGACGGCATCGCGTTCCAGACCAACATCCTCGCGCTCAATGCGGCCGTGGAAGCCGCACGCGCCGGTGAACAAGGCCGCGGCTTCGCGGTCGTCGCCTCCGAAGTGCGCAACCTCGCCCAGCGCTCCGGTGCAGCCGCCAAGGAAATCAAGGGCCTGATCGACGACTCGGTGGGCAAGGTCGAAGCCGGCAGCCGCCAGGTGGCCGAAGCGGGCCGCACGATGGACGAGATCGTGGACAGCGTCAAGCGCGTGACCGACATCATGGGCGAGATCACCGCGGCGAGCCAGGAGCAGAGCACCGGCATCGAGCAGGTGAACCAGGCCATCGCGCAGATGGACCAGGTGACCCAGCAGAACGCGGCGCTGGTGGAAGAGGCCGCGGCTGCGGCGCAGTCGATGCAGGAGCAGGCCGCAAGCCTGGTCAGTTCGGTGAGCGTGTTCAAGCTCGAAGGCGGCCACGCCTCTGCCGCATCGGCGTATGCACGGCTCGCTTCCGCCGCGGCCAAGGCGGCGCGCCCCTCCGAATCAACCCCTAAGCCCCGGCGCGCGGCGCCGGCCAAGAAGACCCAAGAAGCACCTTCGTCCCCGCAGCTGGCCATGGCCGGCGCAGCCGGCGGCGACTGGACAGAGTTTTAA
- a CDS encoding flagellar basal body rod protein FlgF yields MDRMLYVAMSGAKQAMEQQASVANNMANASTPGFRAQINSFRAVPVTDGGPEPSTRSYVVATTPGADFSHGPLTETGRALDVAVHGDGWLVVQTPDGGEAYTRVGNLQVNAEGQLTTMGARPVLGDAGALVVPPGSAVSIAANGLVTARGAGDPAIGIAEVGRLKLVNPPTADLVRGADGLFRMREGLPPAEADAAITVTTGAVEGSNVNGVEAMVAMIANARSFEMQMKSMRTADDNAQSANKLLAYG; encoded by the coding sequence ATGGACCGCATGCTGTATGTCGCGATGAGCGGCGCCAAGCAGGCGATGGAGCAGCAAGCCTCCGTCGCCAACAACATGGCGAACGCCTCGACACCCGGATTCCGCGCGCAGATCAACAGCTTTCGCGCAGTGCCGGTGACCGACGGCGGCCCCGAGCCGTCGACACGCTCCTACGTGGTTGCCACCACGCCGGGTGCCGACTTCAGCCATGGTCCGCTGACCGAAACCGGCCGCGCACTCGATGTCGCGGTGCACGGCGACGGCTGGCTCGTGGTGCAGACGCCTGACGGCGGCGAAGCCTACACCCGCGTGGGCAACCTGCAGGTGAACGCCGAAGGCCAGCTGACCACCATGGGCGCACGCCCGGTGCTCGGCGACGCCGGCGCACTCGTGGTGCCGCCCGGCTCCGCCGTTTCCATTGCGGCCAATGGTTTGGTCACGGCGCGCGGCGCCGGCGACCCGGCCATCGGCATTGCCGAAGTGGGCCGCCTGAAGCTGGTCAACCCGCCCACTGCCGATCTGGTGCGTGGTGCCGATGGCCTGTTTCGCATGCGCGAGGGCCTTCCGCCCGCCGAAGCCGATGCTGCCATCACAGTGACCACCGGCGCCGTCGAGGGCAGCAACGTCAACGGCGTCGAGGCCATGGTGGCCATGATCGCCAACGCCCGCAGCTTCGAAATGCAGATGAAGTCGATGCGCACCGCGGACGACAACGCGCAATCGGCCAACAAGCTGCTGGCTTACGGCTAA
- the flgE gene encoding flagellar hook protein FlgE, with the protein MGFSQGISGLSAAAANLDVIGNNIANSNTVGFKSGAATFQDVYAGSRVGLGVAVSGIVQNFTQGSVQTSSRPLDIAILNGDGFFRLSSPSGEVMYSRNGQFTRDKDGFIVNAAGLRLTGYGVSATGGLDGGTPGPLQVQTTAMSPKATTAIDATFNLDARGTVPTKTPFSPTDSDTFNYSNALGPIFDSLGNPHELGVFFVKTGANAWNVYGAADGTALNAGAPISTMTFDGNGNLLTPAGGAITLPAMNFGNGSVALNATVDLSGTTQFGNANEIKTLKQDGFTSGTLTSFSINPDGTITGKFSNEQTTLMGQVVLTSFANPNGLEPKGENVWAETLASGQPLTGTPGAGTKQGSLASGALEASNVDLTSELVNLIVAQRSYQANAQTVKTQDQVVQTLINIR; encoded by the coding sequence ATGGGCTTTTCCCAAGGCATCAGCGGCTTGTCCGCAGCCGCCGCCAACCTGGACGTCATCGGCAACAACATCGCCAACTCCAACACCGTCGGCTTCAAGTCGGGCGCGGCAACGTTCCAGGACGTGTATGCCGGCTCGCGCGTCGGCCTCGGCGTTGCGGTGTCGGGCATCGTGCAGAATTTCACGCAGGGCTCGGTGCAAACCAGCAGCCGCCCGCTGGACATTGCCATTCTCAACGGCGACGGCTTCTTCCGCCTCAGCAGCCCGAGCGGCGAGGTGATGTACTCGCGCAATGGCCAGTTCACGCGCGACAAGGACGGCTTCATCGTCAACGCCGCCGGCCTGCGCCTGACGGGCTACGGCGTTTCGGCCACCGGCGGACTCGACGGCGGCACTCCCGGCCCGCTGCAGGTCCAGACCACGGCCATGAGCCCGAAGGCCACCACCGCCATCGACGCCACCTTCAACCTGGATGCGCGCGGCACGGTGCCCACCAAGACCCCGTTCTCTCCGACCGATTCGGACACCTTCAACTATTCGAACGCGCTCGGCCCGATCTTCGATTCGCTCGGCAATCCGCATGAGCTCGGCGTTTTCTTCGTGAAGACTGGCGCCAACGCCTGGAACGTCTACGGCGCTGCCGACGGCACTGCGCTCAACGCCGGCGCGCCCATCTCGACGATGACCTTCGACGGCAACGGCAACCTGCTCACCCCCGCGGGCGGCGCGATCACCCTGCCGGCGATGAACTTCGGCAACGGCTCGGTGGCGCTCAATGCCACGGTGGACCTTTCGGGCACCACGCAGTTCGGCAACGCCAACGAGATCAAGACGCTCAAGCAGGACGGCTTCACCTCGGGCACGCTGACCTCGTTCTCGATCAACCCCGACGGCACCATCACCGGCAAGTTCTCCAACGAACAGACCACGCTGATGGGCCAGGTGGTGCTGACCTCGTTCGCCAACCCGAACGGGCTGGAGCCGAAGGGCGAGAACGTCTGGGCCGAAACGCTGGCCTCGGGCCAGCCGCTCACCGGCACGCCCGGTGCAGGCACCAAGCAGGGCTCGCTCGCCTCGGGCGCGCTGGAGGCCTCCAACGTCGACCTGACCTCCGAACTCGTCAACCTCATCGTCGCGCAGCGCAGCTACCAGGCCAACGCACAGACGGTGAAGACGCAGGACCAGGTCGTCCAGACGCTGATCAACATCCGCTGA
- a CDS encoding chemotaxis protein CheW — translation MAEIIAPAQPNLRGGTAPVVSSRLEVVTFTLGQEEYGIDIQKVQELRGYDAVTRIANAPEYIKGVVNLRGIIVPIIDMRIKFQLGAPTYDQFTVVIVLNIGGRVVGMVVDSVSDVITLSAEQIKPAPQMGAVLDTEYLIGLGTLDERMLILVDIDKLMSSDEMGLIEKVI, via the coding sequence ATGGCAGAGATCATCGCCCCCGCGCAACCAAACCTCCGAGGCGGCACTGCGCCCGTCGTTTCCAGCCGGCTGGAGGTCGTGACCTTCACGCTGGGCCAGGAAGAGTACGGAATCGACATCCAGAAGGTACAGGAGCTGCGCGGCTACGACGCGGTGACGCGCATTGCCAATGCGCCCGAATACATCAAGGGCGTGGTGAACCTGCGCGGAATCATCGTGCCGATCATCGACATGCGCATCAAGTTCCAGCTGGGGGCGCCGACCTATGACCAGTTCACGGTGGTGATCGTGCTGAACATCGGTGGCCGCGTGGTGGGCATGGTGGTGGACAGCGTGTCGGACGTGATCACGCTGAGCGCAGAGCAGATCAAGCCCGCGCCGCAGATGGGCGCCGTGCTGGACACGGAGTACCTGATCGGGCTGGGCACGCTGGACGAGCGGATGCTGATCCTGGTGGACATCGACAAGCTGATGTCCAGCGACGAGATGGGCCTGATCGAAAAAGTCATCTGA
- a CDS encoding methyl-accepting chemotaxis protein, which translates to MKNLKIGTRLGIGFALVLVLMACIAGIGVFRLQGVGHAVQEMVQRSLVKERLAANWLLNTSSNSVRTFALVKSNDAEVQAYLQKHMSKTSAGISETQSKLEAMLDSPEEQAISADIKERRSQYVSLRNAILKLKSEGKQEEAATLTNDKLVPMLDVYDASIRSMLTHQAERIDKAAEAVEGLNRAGRANVIVLAVVALLLGAVLAWLLTRSITRPLNEAVRVAQTVAGGDLTSHIESSSTDETGLLMQALKNMNTSLANVVGGVRTGTDAIATASGQIAAGNQDLSSRTEEQASSLEETAASMEELTSTVKQNADNARQANQLALSASEVAVRGGGVVSQVVDTMGSINTSSKKIVDIIGVIDGIAFQTNILALNAAVEAARAGEQGRGFAVVASEVRNLAQRSGAAAKEIKGLIDDSVGKVEAGSRQVAEAGRTMDEIVDSVKRVTDIMGEITAASQEQSTGIEQVNQAIAQMDQVTQQNAALVEEAAAAAQSMQEQAASLVSAVSVFRLEPGTQLQRSEPVLAAQAAARTAFRPLNAVPKTLRPALGGKAEAAAPRQLATAGTAAGDWTEF; encoded by the coding sequence ATGAAGAACCTGAAAATCGGCACGCGGCTTGGCATTGGTTTTGCACTGGTGCTGGTGCTCATGGCGTGCATCGCAGGCATCGGCGTGTTCCGTTTGCAAGGCGTGGGCCACGCGGTGCAGGAAATGGTGCAGCGCTCGCTCGTGAAAGAGCGGCTGGCCGCCAACTGGCTGTTGAACACCAGCAGCAACAGCGTGCGCACCTTCGCGCTGGTCAAGAGCAACGATGCGGAGGTGCAGGCCTACCTGCAAAAGCACATGAGCAAGACCAGTGCAGGCATTTCCGAGACGCAGTCCAAGCTCGAGGCCATGCTCGATTCGCCCGAGGAACAGGCGATCAGTGCCGACATCAAGGAGAGGCGCAGCCAGTACGTGAGCCTGCGCAATGCCATTCTCAAGCTGAAGAGCGAAGGCAAGCAGGAAGAGGCCGCCACGCTCACCAACGACAAGCTGGTGCCGATGCTCGACGTGTATGACGCGAGCATCCGCAGCATGCTGACGCACCAGGCGGAGCGGATCGACAAGGCGGCGGAGGCCGTGGAAGGTCTGAACCGCGCGGGCCGGGCCAACGTGATCGTGCTGGCCGTGGTTGCGCTGCTGCTCGGCGCCGTGCTGGCATGGCTTCTTACCCGCAGCATCACGCGCCCATTGAACGAAGCGGTGCGCGTGGCGCAAACCGTTGCGGGCGGCGACCTCACGAGCCATATCGAATCGTCGTCCACCGACGAGACGGGCCTCTTGATGCAGGCACTCAAGAACATGAACACGAGCCTGGCCAACGTGGTCGGCGGCGTGCGCACCGGCACCGATGCCATTGCCACCGCCTCGGGCCAGATCGCCGCAGGCAACCAGGACCTGTCTTCGCGCACCGAAGAGCAGGCCAGCTCGCTCGAAGAGACGGCCGCCTCGATGGAAGAGCTCACCTCCACCGTGAAGCAGAACGCCGACAACGCGCGTCAGGCCAACCAGCTGGCCCTCTCGGCCTCCGAAGTGGCCGTGCGCGGCGGCGGCGTGGTCAGCCAGGTGGTGGACACCATGGGTTCCATCAACACCTCGTCCAAGAAGATCGTCGACATCATCGGCGTGATCGATGGCATCGCCTTCCAGACCAATATCCTGGCGCTGAATGCGGCCGTGGAAGCGGCCCGCGCCGGTGAACAAGGCAGGGGCTTCGCCGTGGTGGCTTCTGAAGTGCGCAACCTCGCCCAGCGCTCTGGTGCGGCCGCCAAGGAAATCAAGGGCCTGATCGACGACTCGGTGGGCAAGGTCGAAGCCGGCAGCCGGCAGGTGGCCGAGGCGGGTCGCACGATGGATGAGATCGTGGACAGCGTCAAGCGCGTGACCGACATCATGGGCGAGATCACGGCCGCCAGCCAGGAGCAGAGCACCGGCATCGAGCAGGTGAACCAGGCCATCGCGCAGATGGACCAGGTGACGCAGCAGAACGCGGCACTGGTCGAAGAAGCGGCAGCGGCTGCCCAATCGATGCAGGAGCAGGCCGCCAGCCTGGTGAGCGCCGTGAGCGTGTTCAGGTTGGAACCCGGCACGCAGCTCCAGCGAAGCGAGCCAGTGCTCGCAGCGCAGGCGGCGGCTCGAACGGCGTTCCGCCCCCTCAATGCCGTTCCCAAGACCCTGCGCCCGGCGCTGGGCGGGAAAGCCGAGGCTGCCGCACCCCGGCAACTGGCGACGGCCGGCACCGCGGCTGGCGACTGGACGGAATTTTGA